AGGGCACCATCGTCAACATCGACGGGGTGCTGGTCGGCGGCAAGCAGGTAGTGGTCATGGCCGGGCCGTGTGCAGTTGAGAATCGAGATAGCCTGCTTCAGGTCGCCAGGTGCGTGAAGGATGCAGGGGGGCACATCCTGCGAGGCGGCGCCTACAAGCCCCGGACCTCCCCGTACACCTTTCAAGGTCTTGGTGAAGAGGGGCTGACCTATTTGTCAGAGGCCAAGGCGGAGACCGGCCTGCCGATCGCCACCGAGCTCATGGATCCCCGGGACGCCCCCCAGGTTTATCAGTGCGCCGATCTGGTCCAGATCGGGGCGCGGAACATGCAGAACTTCAGGCTCCTGAAAGAGGTTGGGTGCCGTCGAAAGCCGGTCCTCTTGAAGCGGGGGCTAAGCTGTACCGTGAAAGACCTCTTGCTCGCAGCCGAGTACATCTTGTCGGAGGGTAACTACGACGTCATCCTCTGTGAACGCGGGATCAGGACCTTTGAAGACGCCACCCGCAACACCTTGGATCTGTCGGCTATCCCCCTGATCAAGAGGCTGTCGCACTTGCCGGTGATTGTCGACCCGAGCCATGCGACAGGTAAGTGGCACCTGGTCGCGCCAATGGCCTTGGCCGCGGTGGCGGCCGGCGCCGACGGCATCATGGTAGAGGTTCATCCCCACCCGGAGGACGCCCTGTCTGATGGGCCCCAGGCTCTGCTGCCCAGCACATTCGAGAAACTGATGAACGATCTCAGCAAGGTGGCCCAGGCAGTAGGACGGTCGCTGTGACGGTAGCGTCAAGGATCGAGCCGCCTGGCGCTGCTGCCTCGTCGTCTTCACCACTCGTACAGCGACTTGCGATCATTGGCCTGGGCCTGATCGGTGCAAGTGTGGGGCTGGCTTGTCGCGCCCGCGGTCTGGCCGGAGAGATTCGTGGAGCCGACGAAGATCCGGACCATTGTGCGCAGGCCGTCGCGCTGGGTGTGGTGGACTGGGCCGCCGCGGACGCCGCGGTCGCTGTAGAAGGGGCCGACATCGTACTTCTGGCCGTGCCGGTAGGCGCGATGGAGCCGACCATTAAGCGGATTGTCCCGCATCTGGATTCCGGCGCGGTGGTGACGGATGTGGGGAGCGTGAAGGGGTTAGTGGCAGCAGTGATGGAGCGGTTACTGCCAGGCGGCAATGGAGTGCCAGGCCACCCGATTACCGGGCGGGAGAAGTCCGGGCCGCACGCGGCGTCGGCCGAGCTGTTCGTTGGTAGCAAGTGCGTGCTTACCCCGAGCGCCTCTACCGATCCTGCCGCCGTCCTGCGGGTACGCACCCTGTGGAGGGCCATAGGATCAGAGGTGCTGGAGATGAGCCCGACTCGCCATGATGATATCTTCGCGGCGGTCAGCCATCTGCCGCATGTCGTCTCGTATGCGCTGATGGGAGCGATGCTCGATTTAGCTGATGGCGGCGATGATCTGCGAGAATTCGCGGCAGGCGGTCTGAAAGATTTCACGCGAGTGGCCATGAGCCATCCGGTCATGTGGCGCGATATCTGCCTGGCGAATCGCCAACCGATCCTGAAGATGATCGGACAATTCCAGGCTGCCCTTGACCACCTGACTGTGATGATCAACGCCGAAGACGGGGAAGGGCTCTACCGGCAATTTGCGAGCGCCAAGGCCTATCGAGAGGGTTTTGGGAATGGCAATGATGGCGATGATCGTAAGCGCACAGCTTAGTGACCGAAGGGAACGGGCACTACTGGTAGGGATACATTGCAAGCGCGACCCCAGATGGGAGGCCGAGGACTCGCTCGTCGAGCTTGCCCGGCTGGCGGAGTCGGCTGGGGCCCTTGTGGCGGGAACGATCCTGCAAGACCGGAACGCACCGGACCCGCGCTATCTGATCGGGAAGGGCAAGGCGCAGGAGATCAAGGCGGAGTGGAGTGGGAAGATCGATCTGCTGGTGATTGATGAGGAGTTGTCTGGCTCGCAGCAGCGAAGCCTGGAGGAACTGACCGGCTGCAAGACCGTCGATCGCCCCTTGCTCATCCTGGACATCTTCGCCCAGCGCGCGAGGAGCCGGGAGGGTAAGCTCCAGGTGGAGCTGGCTCAGCTCGACTACCTGCTGCCGCGCCTCGTCGGGCGAGGGGTTGAGCTGTCGCGCCTTGGCGGCGGAATCGGGACCCGTGGTCCAGGCGAAACCCAGTTGGAGACCGACCGTCGGACGATCCGCCGACGAATGGCGAAGATCCGGGATGAGCTCACCAAGGTCCGTCGGCATCGGGCCCTCTTGCGGCGGCCTAGAAAGCGTCATGCGATCCCGATCGTGGCCCTGGTCGGCTACACCAATGCCGGCAAGTCGACGCTCTTCAATGCCCTCACGCACTCGGATGTTCGGACCAACGACGCGCTCTTTGTGACGCTTGATCCCATCCTGCGTCGGGTCACCACGGCCGACGGATTCAGCTTTCTGCTCTCCGATACCGTGGGGTTCATCCGGCGCCTCCCCGCGCAATTGGTGACGGCGTTCAAGGCCACACTGGAGGAACTCAACGAGGCCGATCTTCTGCTGCACGTGATCGACGCCAGCCATCCCCAGATGATGGAGCAGAAGCAAGCCGTAGACGCGATCTTGGGCGATCTCGGCCTCTCGGACAAGCCGATCATTGAGGCCTTGAACAAGGTCGATCTTTTGGCGAACGGGATTGCGCCATCCTTTGTGTCCGGCAAGAGCGCATTCCCCCGGGTGGCGTGCTCCGCTCTGACCGGGTATGGTATGGATCGTCTGCGACAGGTAGTCCAAGAGAAGCTGACGCCCGCGACGGATCATGCCCCGATAGAAGCGGCTGTTGCGTGGCCCTGTCGCTGATGAATCTTGCCAATAGCCTCACGATCTTCAGGATCCTGATGGCGCCTGTCATCTCGATCTTGATGGTCTACAAGTACTGGCGACTTGGTTTGGCGATCTTTGTGCTGGCAGGGATCACCGACGCCCTGGATGGTTTCATCGCGCGTTCGAGGTCCCAGGGGACAGAGCTGGGGATGATCCTGGATCCGCTGGCCGACAAGCTGCTGCTCTTTGCCACTTTCATGACGCTGGTATACCTGCACCAGATCCCCAAGTGGCTCTTCATCATTGCCGTCAGCCGGGACCTGATAGTGGTTGGCGGTTTCCTGGTTATCTACATCGTCAAAGGCAAGGCAACGGTCTCTGTCTCCTGGATAGGGAAGTGTACGACAGGTCTGCAAATGCTGACCGTGCTGGCGACGCTCATTTCCCGTGTGGCCGGCGGGGTAGAGCCCTACGTGCCGGGGCTTATCTATCTTACGGCAGCGGTCACGATTGTGTCCGGGCTCGATTACCTCAGGCGAGGCACGATGGTACTCAACTCATGAAGTTGACCGCGAAGGTCTTAAATGGCTTGATTTGTGCCTTGCGAGTTAATGTATAACCTTCAGCCTTCAGTCTAAACACCTAAGTAGTTATTCCACGATAACGTATCCGATTGGAGAGAACTGCGATGCCCCTTCCTGTGGTCACGATCGTTGGTCGGCCCAATGTGGGCAAATCGACCCTGTTCAACCGGCTGGTGGGCGGGCGAAGGGCGATTGTACTCGACAAGCCAGGCGTAACCAGAGACCGGCAGTACGCGCCGATCGAGTGGAAAGGCTGCGCGTTCCTGCTCGGTGATACCGGGGGGTTCGAGCCGGGCGTCAAAAGCGGTCTGGCGGTTCAGGTGCTCGCCCAGGTCCAGATGGCGGTCCAGGAGGCCGCCCTCATCGTCTTTGTGGTTGATGCCCGCGAGGGGCTGACCCCGCTGGACGAGGAGATCGCCAGGGCGCTTCGGCACGATGTACGCGCCCGTATAGTCGTAGTGCCGAATAAGGTCGATCGGCCCACCCACGAGGTTTTGGCGTCTGAATTCTTTCGGATGGGATTCGACGAAATCTGCCCGGTCTCCGCCGAGCATGGCCTGGGCGTTGCGGAGCTCTGCGACCTGATCGTCGAGGCGCTGCCGCAGACAGATGTCGCACCCGAGGAGAAAGCCATCCGTGTGGCGGTGGTCGGTCGCCCGAATGTGGGAAAATCATCGCTGGTCAACGCGCTGTTGGGGCAGGAGCGTGTCATCGTGAGCGAGCAGGCGGGCACAACGAGGGATGCGATCGACACCCCGTTTGCCTACAATGACACCCCGTACATCCTGATCGACACCGCAGGACTCCGGTCGCGAAGCAAGGTCCACGAGCCATTGGAGCGGTTCAGTGTGGCGAGGGCGCTCAGGGCCATTGAGCGGAGCGACGTCGCCTTAATCCTGGTGGACGCGCAAGTAGGGATCACAGACCAGGACGCTAAGATTGCCGCCTACGTCCAGGATACCGGAAGCAGCGCCATCCTTGTCGCGAATAAGTGGGACCTGATGCCGCCTGGCGCCGATGCCCGGCAAGAGTTCACGCTGCAGATTCGCGATCAACTGAGGCACCTGGATTACGCACCTATCGCATTCGTCTCGGCCCTCAGCGGCTATCAAGTGCTCACGCTGTTGCCTCTGCTTCAGACCGTCGCGCAGTGGCGTTCACACCGGGTACCAACCCCCCAGATCAACGAACTCATCGGTGAGGCGACCCGGAAGTACCCCCCGCCTGCCCACGGTAAGCGTCCTGTTAGATTTAGCTATGCTACACAAGCCGCCAATCCTCCCCCAACCTTTCTGCTCTTCGTGAGCGACCCTAGCGGTGTACGGGTCCCCTACCGGCGCTATCTGGTCAACCAACTTCGGGCAGCGTACGCATTTATCGGCGCACCGATCCGCCTGGTCTTAAAAGGCAAGAGCGGCAAATGAATAGCTCGGCTTTCTACATGATATGAAGACAAAGGGGGATCTACTCTTGGTCAACCTTAACACGCCTTTCGGTTGCTAAGAGGGCGATCATGGCAGGCAGTAGGTCGGGTTAGCGCAGCGTAACCCGACGAAGCGCACGCGATACCGGCGTGCATGTATTTCAATCTAGTCAAACACGGACTTATGTCATTGGCGATAGAGTGGCCGTATTCCAGCTTTCGCCGGTATGTTGCGGCGGGGTTTATCCAGCGGATTGGGGACAGGGTGCGATAGATTTCGAGGGGGTGGGGCATGAGTGATGGAAGCGGATTGTCGGGTTACGCTACGCTAACCCGACTCGGGGTCGGTGTGGGTCGCTACGCCTTTAGCGTATAACTCTTTCATTCACAACACCTCGCCGGTTTATCCCGGCGCACAAGGAGAAACCCCATGCCTATTCCCACTGAACCGATTGGTAGCGTGCCGCGCCAGCGGGAGTTGCAAGAAGCGATGCAGGCCTTCGCGGCAGGGACGCTTTCGGCTGAGAAATTGGATACCCTCTTCGATGAGGCGGTCCGCGAAACCATCGAGCAGTTCGAAGCCACCGGTTCTCCTATCATCACCGACGGCGAACAGACCAAGCCAAGTTTCGCCACCTATCCCTTGGCCGGCCTGGACAATCTTGCCCCTGATGGCATGATTATCCCTTTTGAGGATGGTCATACGCGCCAACTGCCGCGTCTGATCAGGGGGCCATTCCGTTATGGCGCCTATGCCGGATCGTGTCTGCCCCGTGCCAAAAAGTTTGCCTCCAAGCCCCTGAAGCAGGCGGTCATTTCGGCGTCCGCCATGTCGCTGCTCTATCCGGCTGATGGGATCGACGGTTACCCGCAGGCGCAATTCCTGGACGATTTAGTGCGGCACGCCGTTGCCGATATCCGCGGTTGTTTCGACAACGGCGCCTACGATGTGCAAATTGACTTCACGGAGGCGCGGCTTGCGATCAAGCTGGATTCTTCTAAGCGCTTGTTGCAGCAGTTTATTGACCTCAACAATCGGGTGCTTTCCCACTTCACAGCGGAGGATCGGCAACGCATCGGCGTGCATACCTGCCCCGGCGGTGATCACGACTCGACCCACAGCGCGGATGTGGATTATGGCGAGCTGATCCCACTCCTGATGACGCTCGATGTGGGGTGTTTCTATATGCAAATGGCCAGCGAGCGACATCCAGAACGCGCGTTGCGTGTGATCTGTGAGCATCTCAAGCCCCATCAGCGTATTTACGTGGGGGTGATTAATGTTATCGATGAGGAAGTGGAATCCGCCGAAACGGTGCGCGATCGGGTGTTGATGGCCGCTGAGTACATTCCCGTGGCCCAGCTAGGCACAACCGATGACTGCGGCTTTTCCCCATTCAGCGACGACATCGCTACCGCCCGCGTCACCGCCTTTGCCAAAATTCAGGCCCGTGTACGCGGATCAGAATTGGCCGCGGAACAGATCGGCGTTTGATCGCAAACCAAAGTGAGCATAGCCCCCTTCCCCTTTCTTCGCTTCAGGCAACGCCCTGACCAGGCGGGTTGAGGGGCTCGGGCCAGGTCGGTCTCAACGGCACGCGCCTGAATAGTCAGATCGACACGCTTCTGCCGCTACGTATGACACCTCCGGTACAGGAGGTGACGATGAAATAATAGGGAACATGCTACTGTTTTGCAGTAATAAGCTTTTTGTCTGTGCCGCTTTTGGCTGTAAACACTGTGCCGGCCATCAGGCGGCTGCATCAGACGGTTGTCCACGCGGGCACGCTCGCGCCTCCGCCTGCTGCTGACACGCAATGCCGTTATGCGGACCAGGAGATAAGTGAGCGCCAACGATCTCGATGTTTTATGGCATAATTGTTCGGATGTATTTTGCCCCTGGCGAGCACAATCCATCGCATTCCACGTCTACTACAACGAGTATAAGGCATCGGTGGACATTCGCATGTGCGAAATCATTGACGGCAATCTGCCCCGAAGGCAACAGAAACTGGTCCTGGCGTGGGTAGAACTTCACCAGGAGGAGTTGATGGCAGACTTGAATCTCATCATGAATGTAGAAAACCCGTTCAAGATTCAACTGCTTCAGTGAGGAGCAGAGACCATGTACCCGTCTATGTCAAAGGTAGTTCCCAATGAAGACTTTACGCTTGCTATCGCGTTCGATAATGGCGAACACGGTATGCTTGATATGAAACCGTATCTCGAGTTTGGGGTGTTTCGAAGGATAAGAGAGTATGAGCATTTCAAGTGCGTCCGGGTTGCCTTCGACACCATTGAATGGGACAGTGGAGTTGATCTCGATCCCGAATTCGTATACGGCAAATGTAAGATGACGACCCACGCATAACGATTGGATGTAGACGTTTCGGAAGCCTATCGACATCCGAAGCGGCTGATTCATACGTTGGGCCGAATAGGGCTTGCGAAGATCATAGTGCTACTATAGTATCACTACTATGCGAACCGAGCTCGTCACAACACTGAAGCGCCAAGCCACAGAGCTTCTCTCCGAGCTGGAACGGAACAAGGAGCCGATCCTTATTACGCAGCACGGCGTACCAAGCGCCTACTTGGTGGACGTCGAAACCTACGAGACCTTGCAGCGTCGGATGAGTCTGCTCGAGGGAATCGCGCGTGGGGAGAAAGCTGTTGAGGAAGGGCGTACGCTCACTCATGCGCAGGCCAAGAAGCGCATGAATCGATGGCTGAAGTAATTTGGTCCGAGCCTGCGCTTAGCGACCTGGATGCCATCGCCGACTACATCGCATTGGACAATTCGGAAGCGGCTAAGATGTTAGTTCGGGACGTATTTCGGCACGTGGGTCAGCTTGCTGATCATCCCAAGAGCGGTTCCAAGCCACAGGAACTAAAGGGGTGGCGCTACAGACAGATCGTCGAGCCGCCATGCCGGATCTTCTATCGGGAAGAGGGTTCGCGTGTCTATATTCTGCATGCCATGCGAGGCGAACGGTTGCTTCGACCTTCTGTTGTTGCAACACGCAGCAAGGTGTCAACCAAGTAAAGTCCAACAGCCGGTTCCAGGCGACACTCCTACTCTCATGAGTGTGATCTTGTCGAGCGCTGCCGCTCGGGTCTGGCCACGCGCTCATTTTCGGCAGACTTCCGTGTCTCCGCTATCACGGCGTATCGCTAATCGCTCTGAGTGTGGCACCAGCGGAACTCGTCCTGGCCGGACGCTTCAACTTAACGCTTCGCCGGCATGACGTGAAGCCCGACTCACCGCGATGAAGCGCGTTGTCGTAATTGGAGCAGGGGCGGCGGGGACCATGGCCGCGATCTTTGCGGCCTCTAGCGGCGCCGAGACGTTGCTCCTCGAGCGCACGAAGGACGGCGGACGCAAAATTCTCATTAGCGGGGGCGGCCGGTGCAACATTCTGCCTGCCATCGTTCATGAGTCGCGCTTCGTTACCGATTCTTCACCCCACACCCTTCGAAAGATGCTCCGCTCCTGGCCGCTAGGCGAGCAGATCGCGTTCTTCGAAGGCGAAGCCGGGATCCCCCTGATGGAAGAACCAGAGTCGTCTAAGCTGTTTCCACAATCTGAGAGTGCGTGCGATGTTCGCGACAGGTTGCTGGCGCTCGCACGTGCCAGAGGCGTCTTAATCGAGACCGGCGCGTTGGTCGACGGATTGCTCCCTACTGGCAACGGCTGGCAGATCGAGCGGCAGGGAGGACCTTCTCTGCAGGCCGATGCCGTCGTTATCGCCACGGGGGGCCGCTCCGTCCCCAGCACGGGAAGCGATGGCCTTGGGCTCGATATCGTCGCGACGCTGGGACACACGATCAACCGAACCTACCCCGCGCTGACTCCGCTGACGGTGACGGTCCGGCTAAAGTCGGACACTGCGGGTAGCGCGCCGTTCGCCAAGCTCTCGGGAATCTCGCTGCCGGTCACACTAACCGCCCACGCGGGAACCTTGAAGTCCACGTCGACAGGAGGATTTCTTTTCACCCATCACGGCTACAGCGGGCCCGCCGTACTCGATGTGTCTCATGTTGCCGTGCGCTCACGCGCCGAGATGGACTCTCCCGCACGTCTCGTTGTGAACTGGACGTCATTGAACGATAAGGATTGGGAATCGGCTCTCGGTCCACGTGGTTCTCGAACGGTGTTGAACGCTGTGGCGGCTCATTTACCTCGTCGACTCGCCGAAGCGCTGATCGAGTTCGTCAGGATTGATCTCTATCAACCACTCTCGCAACTGACCCGCGATGAGCGGCTCCGTCTCATCGAAATCCTCGTGCGCGGTGAACTACCGTGGTCGGGAGACGAGGGGTACAGGAAAGCCGAAGTCACCGGCGGTGGCGTGCGTCTGTCGGAGATCGATCCGGAGACGATGGAAAGCAAGATTCACAAGGGTTTGTTTCTGTGCGGCGAGATGCTCGACGCTTTCGGACCGATCGGCGGCTACAACTTCCTCTGGGCGTGGGCGACGGGGCGCGCGGCCGGTCTCGGCGCATCACACACGCAATAGGTCTTCACTCATGCAATCTCTCAAGCTGCAAGGCTAGGTTCACCGATGGCACTCGTTTCGCTCGATCACGTCTCCATCGCGTTCGGACACGTCCCGCTACTCGACGACGCAAGTCTGCAGGTCGAAGCCGGCGAACGTGTGTGCGTGATCGGCCGGAACGGCACCGGCAAATCCACATTGCTCCAGATCCTCAGTGGAGATCAGACCCCCGATAGCGGCTCCGTGTGGCGACAGCCTGACATTGGGGTCGCGCGGCTCGTGCAGGATGTTCCCCTGGCGTCCAACCGGCCCGTCTTCGACGTCGTCGCGGAAGGGCTCGGCAACCTCGGCGAGTTGGTGGCCGCCTACCATCACGCGGCGGTAGAGGTGGCCGAACGATGCACCGACATCTCGCTCGAAAAGCTGGGCACGCTGCAGCATGAACTCGAAAAGCGTGACGGGTGGCGCCTTGAGCAGCGAGTGGAAACCGTGATCGAGCGTCTGGACCTCTCGGCCAATGCCATCGTCGACACCTTGTCAGGCGGCTGGCGGCGGCGCGTACTGCTGGCACGGGCGCTGGTGGCCCAGCCGCAGCTCCTTCTGCTCGACGAACCCACGAACCATCTCGACATCGAAGCCATGAGCTGGCTCGAAGAATTTCTCAAGACGTACGCAGGTGCGGTGGTGTTTGTTACCCACGACCGGGTATTTCTCCAGAATCTGGCAACACGGATCGTAGAAATGGATCGCGGCAAATTGACGTCGTGGCCAGGCGACTACGAGACCTTTCTCCACAAGAAGGAGGAATGGCTCGCGAACGAAGCCGTCCAGAACGATAAGTTCGACAAGCGTCTGGCTGAGGAAGAGGTGTGGCTTCGCCAGGGCGTGAAGGCGCGACGTACGCGGAATGAAGGGCGGGTTCGCGCACTGGAGGCCATGCGAAAGGAGCGGGCCGCCCGGCGAGCGCTGATCGGCAATGTGCGTCTGCAGGGTGAGATCGGCGAACGTTCCGGCCAGCTCGTGTTCGAGGCCACCGGTATCTCGAAGTCGTTCGGCGAAAAGGCCGTCGTCCGAGATTTGTCGTTACGTGTGATGCGCGGCGATCGTGTGGGGTTGATCGGGCCGAATGGATCAGGCAAGACGACCCTGCTTCGAATGTTGATTGGCGAACTTACGCCCGACACGGGTGAAGTTGAGTGCGGCACTAACGTCCAGGTGGCGTATTACGATCAGCAACGCGAGCAACTCGATCCCAAGCGCACGGTGTTTGACACGGTCGGTGATGGAAACGACACGGTCACGGTGAACGGTCGCACGCAGCACATCCACGGATATCTTCGCGATTTTCTGTTTCCACCTGAGCGAGCGTACGCCAAGGTAAAGGCATTGTCGGGCGGAGAGCGAAATCGCTTGCTGTTGGCACGCCTGTTCACGCGACCCGCCAACGTCCTTATCCTCGATGAGCCCACAAACGATCTCGACATCGAGACATTGGAATTGCTCGAATCGCATCTCATCGAGTGGCCGGGAACGCTGCTGCTCGTCAGCCACGATCGCGCGTTTATCGATCACGTCGTCACGAGCACGCTCGTCTTCGAAAGCGGCGGACATGTGCAGGAGTATGTCGGGGGATACGAGGACTGGCTGCGGCAGCGCGGCACCCGGGAGACGGCGGCCGAGCCGCAGCCGGCGATAGCGGAACGCACTGCGGAACCACTGGTGACGATGGCGACCCGGAAGAAACCGACGTATCGCGAGCAAAAGGAACTCGATCAGTTGCCGGTGCAGATCGAAGCCCTGGAACGGGAGCAAGCGCAATTGACCGCCTCGATCGCCGACCCCCACTTTTACCGTCAGCCGGCCGATTCCATCACAGAAGCGCTCGCGCGTCTCGAAATTCTGAAAAAT
The DNA window shown above is from Candidatus Methylomirabilis limnetica and carries:
- a CDS encoding cobalamin-independent methionine synthase II family protein gives rise to the protein MPIPTEPIGSVPRQRELQEAMQAFAAGTLSAEKLDTLFDEAVRETIEQFEATGSPIITDGEQTKPSFATYPLAGLDNLAPDGMIIPFEDGHTRQLPRLIRGPFRYGAYAGSCLPRAKKFASKPLKQAVISASAMSLLYPADGIDGYPQAQFLDDLVRHAVADIRGCFDNGAYDVQIDFTEARLAIKLDSSKRLLQQFIDLNNRVLSHFTAEDRQRIGVHTCPGGDHDSTHSADVDYGELIPLLMTLDVGCFYMQMASERHPERALRVICEHLKPHQRIYVGVINVIDEEVESAETVRDRVLMAAEYIPVAQLGTTDDCGFSPFSDDIATARVTAFAKIQARVRGSELAAEQIGV
- the aroF gene encoding 3-deoxy-7-phosphoheptulonate synthase codes for the protein MIIILKPHATEAEIALVVKKIEGFGLAAHISKGTERTIIGAIGDERVLQDRPLEAFPFVEQVLPVLKPYKLASREFKPEGTIVNIDGVLVGGKQVVVMAGPCAVENRDSLLQVARCVKDAGGHILRGGAYKPRTSPYTFQGLGEEGLTYLSEAKAETGLPIATELMDPRDAPQVYQCADLVQIGARNMQNFRLLKEVGCRRKPVLLKRGLSCTVKDLLLAAEYILSEGNYDVILCERGIRTFEDATRNTLDLSAIPLIKRLSHLPVIVDPSHATGKWHLVAPMALAAVAAGADGIMVEVHPHPEDALSDGPQALLPSTFEKLMNDLSKVAQAVGRSL
- a CDS encoding DUF2442 domain-containing protein; the protein is MYPSMSKVVPNEDFTLAIAFDNGEHGMLDMKPYLEFGVFRRIREYEHFKCVRVAFDTIEWDSGVDLDPEFVYGKCKMTTHA
- a CDS encoding prephenate dehydrogenase; its protein translation is MTVASRIEPPGAAASSSSPLVQRLAIIGLGLIGASVGLACRARGLAGEIRGADEDPDHCAQAVALGVVDWAAADAAVAVEGADIVLLAVPVGAMEPTIKRIVPHLDSGAVVTDVGSVKGLVAAVMERLLPGGNGVPGHPITGREKSGPHAASAELFVGSKCVLTPSASTDPAAVLRVRTLWRAIGSEVLEMSPTRHDDIFAAVSHLPHVVSYALMGAMLDLADGGDDLREFAAGGLKDFTRVAMSHPVMWRDICLANRQPILKMIGQFQAALDHLTVMINAEDGEGLYRQFASAKAYREGFGNGNDGDDRKRTA
- a CDS encoding NAD(P)/FAD-dependent oxidoreductase; this translates as MKRVVVIGAGAAGTMAAIFAASSGAETLLLERTKDGGRKILISGGGRCNILPAIVHESRFVTDSSPHTLRKMLRSWPLGEQIAFFEGEAGIPLMEEPESSKLFPQSESACDVRDRLLALARARGVLIETGALVDGLLPTGNGWQIERQGGPSLQADAVVIATGGRSVPSTGSDGLGLDIVATLGHTINRTYPALTPLTVTVRLKSDTAGSAPFAKLSGISLPVTLTAHAGTLKSTSTGGFLFTHHGYSGPAVLDVSHVAVRSRAEMDSPARLVVNWTSLNDKDWESALGPRGSRTVLNAVAAHLPRRLAEALIEFVRIDLYQPLSQLTRDERLRLIEILVRGELPWSGDEGYRKAEVTGGGVRLSEIDPETMESKIHKGLFLCGEMLDAFGPIGGYNFLWAWATGRAAGLGASHTQ
- the hflX gene encoding GTPase HflX, with the protein product MAMMAMIVSAQLSDRRERALLVGIHCKRDPRWEAEDSLVELARLAESAGALVAGTILQDRNAPDPRYLIGKGKAQEIKAEWSGKIDLLVIDEELSGSQQRSLEELTGCKTVDRPLLILDIFAQRARSREGKLQVELAQLDYLLPRLVGRGVELSRLGGGIGTRGPGETQLETDRRTIRRRMAKIRDELTKVRRHRALLRRPRKRHAIPIVALVGYTNAGKSTLFNALTHSDVRTNDALFVTLDPILRRVTTADGFSFLLSDTVGFIRRLPAQLVTAFKATLEELNEADLLLHVIDASHPQMMEQKQAVDAILGDLGLSDKPIIEALNKVDLLANGIAPSFVSGKSAFPRVACSALTGYGMDRLRQVVQEKLTPATDHAPIEAAVAWPCR
- the pgsA gene encoding CDP-diacylglycerol--glycerol-3-phosphate 3-phosphatidyltransferase, whose translation is MALSLMNLANSLTIFRILMAPVISILMVYKYWRLGLAIFVLAGITDALDGFIARSRSQGTELGMILDPLADKLLLFATFMTLVYLHQIPKWLFIIAVSRDLIVVGGFLVIYIVKGKATVSVSWIGKCTTGLQMLTVLATLISRVAGGVEPYVPGLIYLTAAVTIVSGLDYLRRGTMVLNS
- a CDS encoding type II toxin-antitoxin system RelE/ParE family toxin, coding for MAEVIWSEPALSDLDAIADYIALDNSEAAKMLVRDVFRHVGQLADHPKSGSKPQELKGWRYRQIVEPPCRIFYREEGSRVYILHAMRGERLLRPSVVATRSKVSTK
- a CDS encoding ATP-binding cassette domain-containing protein, producing the protein MALVSLDHVSIAFGHVPLLDDASLQVEAGERVCVIGRNGTGKSTLLQILSGDQTPDSGSVWRQPDIGVARLVQDVPLASNRPVFDVVAEGLGNLGELVAAYHHAAVEVAERCTDISLEKLGTLQHELEKRDGWRLEQRVETVIERLDLSANAIVDTLSGGWRRRVLLARALVAQPQLLLLDEPTNHLDIEAMSWLEEFLKTYAGAVVFVTHDRVFLQNLATRIVEMDRGKLTSWPGDYETFLHKKEEWLANEAVQNDKFDKRLAEEEVWLRQGVKARRTRNEGRVRALEAMRKERAARRALIGNVRLQGEIGERSGQLVFEATGISKSFGEKAVVRDLSLRVMRGDRVGLIGPNGSGKTTLLRMLIGELTPDTGEVECGTNVQVAYYDQQREQLDPKRTVFDTVGDGNDTVTVNGRTQHIHGYLRDFLFPPERAYAKVKALSGGERNRLLLARLFTRPANVLILDEPTNDLDIETLELLESHLIEWPGTLLLVSHDRAFIDHVVTSTLVFESGGHVQEYVGGYEDWLRQRGTRETAAEPQPAIAERTAEPLVTMATRKKPTYREQKELDQLPVQIEALEREQAQLTASIADPHFYRQPADSITEALARLEILKNELHDTYARWEKLDSRITGERA
- the der gene encoding ribosome biogenesis GTPase Der — translated: MPLPVVTIVGRPNVGKSTLFNRLVGGRRAIVLDKPGVTRDRQYAPIEWKGCAFLLGDTGGFEPGVKSGLAVQVLAQVQMAVQEAALIVFVVDAREGLTPLDEEIARALRHDVRARIVVVPNKVDRPTHEVLASEFFRMGFDEICPVSAEHGLGVAELCDLIVEALPQTDVAPEEKAIRVAVVGRPNVGKSSLVNALLGQERVIVSEQAGTTRDAIDTPFAYNDTPYILIDTAGLRSRSKVHEPLERFSVARALRAIERSDVALILVDAQVGITDQDAKIAAYVQDTGSSAILVANKWDLMPPGADARQEFTLQIRDQLRHLDYAPIAFVSALSGYQVLTLLPLLQTVAQWRSHRVPTPQINELIGEATRKYPPPAHGKRPVRFSYATQAANPPPTFLLFVSDPSGVRVPYRRYLVNQLRAAYAFIGAPIRLVLKGKSGK
- a CDS encoding type II toxin-antitoxin system Phd/YefM family antitoxin encodes the protein MRTELVTTLKRQATELLSELERNKEPILITQHGVPSAYLVDVETYETLQRRMSLLEGIARGEKAVEEGRTLTHAQAKKRMNRWLK